From the genome of Drosophila melanogaster chromosome 2L, one region includes:
- the CG17378 gene encoding uncharacterized protein, isoform C has protein sequence MIDFLLKCAFYFVYVQLTLSSSSSDSDYCDDDEDIPKFDESIDYTKIDFEGRRVKARRAHEEIISGRYRQPNLAPRPRLEPSRGRHAASKLGAPLRSSSGSSSSSSSSDDSSSVSLPEHMANRSHDVSSTTRSDSIESRHSGGYERARAIAGARRSEMDMQKDVQRIGEVGDTVPPHIDVQPPTEAGAGSGGRQQWAGGSNSMRLPSRSRASNSSTLTSLRDEPDQLLASPSMESTDWRHFIRSESQNSVPSWASSISLDCRAGEEPVKEFMKHFTALLFGGSPGAVDLELKSEFGVLLRLEIGRLWFTRFLTEQRHKSKRLDSVTFGSLAQYFALALFECSECEDYGPAAVLMNLCFLFYHEVEVPGCDPYREYLFSSLRQQPIWQQARFWNAIFHDGMQAEREHRGQSQMRRQKRRQQKQQQRQAAAGAGSGAGTADGPPTKSQRKQGGDSSSSSSHQAAQSGTPAAQACTGSIPANRRPSKTSLTQAHSLRDQEDIAFRQLGALTCNMHSLGTSQELCLDFLKKNVVAHNLSKDKAKLIRDNIYRMYHETQLWGARHA, from the exons ATGATCGACTTTCTTTTGAAATGCGCCTTTTACTTTGTTTACGTACAGCTGACCCTGAGCAGCAGTTCCAGCGACTCTGATTACTGCGATGACGATGAAGATATACCCAAGT TTGACGAGAGCATTGATTATACCAAGATCGACTTCGAAGGACGACGTGTGAAGGCGCGACGAGCTCACGAGGAGATCATCTCAGGACGATATCGTCAGCCCAATTTGGCACCGA GGCCACGTCTGGAACCATCACGTGGGCGTCATGCGGCCAGCAAACTGGGTGCACCCCTTCGCTCCAGCTCCGGCTCCTcgagcagctccagcagcagcgacgacaGCAGCTCTGTATCCCTGCCCGAGCATATGGCCAATCGTTCTCATGACGTGAGCAGCACCACACGCTCGGATTCCATAGAGTCGCGTCACTCCGGCGGATATGAGAGGGCCAGGGCAATCGCAGGAGCCCGTCGCAGCGAGATGGACATGCAAAAGGATGTCCAGAGGATCGGCGAAGTGGGCGACACTGTGCCGCCGCACATAGATGTTCAGCCGCCGACGGAGGCGGGAGCGGGATCCGGAGGACGGCAGCAGTGGGCGGGCGGAAGCAACTCGATGCGCCTTCCGTCGCGCAGTCGCGCCTCGAACAGCAGCACTCTGACCAGCCTGCGCGATGAGCCGGATCAGCTATTGGCCAGCCCCAGCATGGAGTCCACCGACTGGCGGCACTTTATCCGATCGGAGTCGCAGAACTCGGTGCCCTCATGGGCTTCCTCCATCAGCCTGGATTGCCGAGCGGGCGAGGAACCGGTCAAGGAGTTTATGAAGCACTTTACCGCTCTGCTATTTGGCGGATCTCCGGGAGCCGTTGATCTTGAGCTGAAGTCGGAGTTTGGCGTATTGCTGCGTCTGGAGATCGGTCGACTGTGGTTCACCCGCTTTCTCACCGAGCAGCGCCACAAGTCCAAGCGACTGGACTCGGTCACGTTCGGCAGTCTGGCCCAATACTTTGCACTGGCCCTGTTTGAGTGCAGCGAGTGCGAGGATTATGGCCCGGCTGCGGTACTGATGAACCTCTGTTTCCTTTTCTACCACGAGGTCGAGGTGCCCGGCTGCGATCCTTATCGCGAGTACCTGTTCTCCTCGCTGCGCCAGCAACCCATCTGGCAGCAGGCGCGGTTCTGGAACGCAATCTTCCACGACGGCATGCAGGCGGAACGGGAGCATCGGGGTCAGAGCCAGATGAGGCGCCAAAAGCGTCgacagcagaagcagcagcaacggcagGCAGCTGCCGGAGCAGGATCAGGAGCGGGAACTGCAGATGGCCCGCCTACCAAGTCGCAGCGCAAACAGGGCGGCGactcctcctccagctcctcgcaTCAGGCGGCACAGTCGGGCACTCCGGCGGCTCAAGCCTGCACTGGTTCCATTCCAGCCAACCGGAGGCCCAGCAAGACCAGTCTCACCCAGGCGCATTCGCTTCGGGACCAGGAGGACATTGCATTTCGGCAGCTTGG GGCATTGACGTGCAATATGCACTCACTGGGGACATCCCAGGAATTGTGCCTTGACTTTCTGAAAAAGAACGTGGTGGCCCATAACCTATCCAAGG ATAAAGCCAAACTAATCAGAGACAATATATATCGAATGTACCATGAGACGCAACTTTGGGGAGCTCGACACGCCTGA
- the CG17378 gene encoding uncharacterized protein, isoform A, which translates to MVDAKPQPPTPGAMPGTGTPPGGFAGERSKIKLFMERTPSIGALKSKFLTVLGNSNELLNGISNKLTLSSSSSDSDYCDDDEDIPKFDESIDYTKIDFEGRRVKARRAHEEIISGRYRQPNLAPRPRLEPSRGRHAASKLGAPLRSSSGSSSSSSSSDDSSSVSLPEHMANRSHDVSSTTRSDSIESRHSGGYERARAIAGARRSEMDMQKDVQRIGEVGDTVPPHIDVQPPTEAGAGSGGRQQWAGGSNSMRLPSRSRASNSSTLTSLRDEPDQLLASPSMESTDWRHFIRSESQNSVPSWASSISLDCRAGEEPVKEFMKHFTALLFGGSPGAVDLELKSEFGVLLRLEIGRLWFTRFLTEQRHKSKRLDSVTFGSLAQYFALALFECSECEDYGPAAVLMNLCFLFYHEVEVPGCDPYREYLFSSLRQQPIWQQARFWNAIFHDGMQAEREHRGQSQMRRQKRRQQKQQQRQAAAGAGSGAGTADGPPTKSQRKQGGDSSSSSSHQAAQSGTPAAQACTGSIPANRRPSKTSLTQAHSLRDQEDIAFRQLGALTCNMHSLGTSQELCLDFLKKNVVAHNLSKDKAKLIRDNIYRMYHETQLWGARHA; encoded by the exons ATGGTGGATGCCAAGCCGCAGCCACCCACTCCGGGCGCAATGCCTGGAACGGGAACACCGCCGGGCGGATTCGCCGGCGAGCGATCGAAGATCAAACTGTTCATGGAACGGACGCCCAGCATTGGAGCCCTCAAGTCCAAGTTCCTCACCGTGCTGGGCAACAGCAACGAGCTGCTCAACGGAATATCGAACAAG CTGACCCTGAGCAGCAGTTCCAGCGACTCTGATTACTGCGATGACGATGAAGATATACCCAAGT TTGACGAGAGCATTGATTATACCAAGATCGACTTCGAAGGACGACGTGTGAAGGCGCGACGAGCTCACGAGGAGATCATCTCAGGACGATATCGTCAGCCCAATTTGGCACCGA GGCCACGTCTGGAACCATCACGTGGGCGTCATGCGGCCAGCAAACTGGGTGCACCCCTTCGCTCCAGCTCCGGCTCCTcgagcagctccagcagcagcgacgacaGCAGCTCTGTATCCCTGCCCGAGCATATGGCCAATCGTTCTCATGACGTGAGCAGCACCACACGCTCGGATTCCATAGAGTCGCGTCACTCCGGCGGATATGAGAGGGCCAGGGCAATCGCAGGAGCCCGTCGCAGCGAGATGGACATGCAAAAGGATGTCCAGAGGATCGGCGAAGTGGGCGACACTGTGCCGCCGCACATAGATGTTCAGCCGCCGACGGAGGCGGGAGCGGGATCCGGAGGACGGCAGCAGTGGGCGGGCGGAAGCAACTCGATGCGCCTTCCGTCGCGCAGTCGCGCCTCGAACAGCAGCACTCTGACCAGCCTGCGCGATGAGCCGGATCAGCTATTGGCCAGCCCCAGCATGGAGTCCACCGACTGGCGGCACTTTATCCGATCGGAGTCGCAGAACTCGGTGCCCTCATGGGCTTCCTCCATCAGCCTGGATTGCCGAGCGGGCGAGGAACCGGTCAAGGAGTTTATGAAGCACTTTACCGCTCTGCTATTTGGCGGATCTCCGGGAGCCGTTGATCTTGAGCTGAAGTCGGAGTTTGGCGTATTGCTGCGTCTGGAGATCGGTCGACTGTGGTTCACCCGCTTTCTCACCGAGCAGCGCCACAAGTCCAAGCGACTGGACTCGGTCACGTTCGGCAGTCTGGCCCAATACTTTGCACTGGCCCTGTTTGAGTGCAGCGAGTGCGAGGATTATGGCCCGGCTGCGGTACTGATGAACCTCTGTTTCCTTTTCTACCACGAGGTCGAGGTGCCCGGCTGCGATCCTTATCGCGAGTACCTGTTCTCCTCGCTGCGCCAGCAACCCATCTGGCAGCAGGCGCGGTTCTGGAACGCAATCTTCCACGACGGCATGCAGGCGGAACGGGAGCATCGGGGTCAGAGCCAGATGAGGCGCCAAAAGCGTCgacagcagaagcagcagcaacggcagGCAGCTGCCGGAGCAGGATCAGGAGCGGGAACTGCAGATGGCCCGCCTACCAAGTCGCAGCGCAAACAGGGCGGCGactcctcctccagctcctcgcaTCAGGCGGCACAGTCGGGCACTCCGGCGGCTCAAGCCTGCACTGGTTCCATTCCAGCCAACCGGAGGCCCAGCAAGACCAGTCTCACCCAGGCGCATTCGCTTCGGGACCAGGAGGACATTGCATTTCGGCAGCTTGG GGCATTGACGTGCAATATGCACTCACTGGGGACATCCCAGGAATTGTGCCTTGACTTTCTGAAAAAGAACGTGGTGGCCCATAACCTATCCAAGG ATAAAGCCAAACTAATCAGAGACAATATATATCGAATGTACCATGAGACGCAACTTTGGGGAGCTCGACACGCCTGA